The DNA segment ACCGAAGCGGGCTTTGGTTCCGATATGGGTATGGAGAAGTTCTTTAATATCAAATGTCGCCAGTCGGGTATCAAACCCTCTTGTGTTGTACTGGTTGCTACGCTGCGCAGTTTAAAAGCCAACAGCGGTAAGTTTAATATGAAACCAGGGCAGTCTTTGCCCGAAGAAGTTAAGCATGCCAACCTGCCTTTACTGACCGAAGGCGCGAGCAATTTAGCGTGGCATATTGGCAACGCATCCCGCTATGGATTACCGGTCGTTGTGGCTATCAATCACTTCCCAGAGGACAGCGCGGAAGAGCTTGAGTTCATACGCCAATTCGCGATGGAACACGGCGCTTTCGGCGTTGAAATCAGCGATGCGTTCTCAGCGGGTGGTAAAGGTACAGCTCAGCTAGCCGAATGTGTCACAGCCGCCTGCCGCAGCGGCGGCGAAGTGTCGTTGCTTTATCCCGATGACATGTCTCTGGCGGATAAATTACAGACGCTGGCAAAAAATGGTTACGGCGCGTTACGTGCCGAACTCACCCCAGAGGCGCAGGACACAATGCAGCAGCTCGAGCTAGCGGGATTTGGTCATCTACCGTTGTGTATGGCAAAAACGCCGCTCTCAATCAGTGCCGATCCGGCCCTGAAAAACGTGCCGCGTGATTTTGTGCTGCCTGTCACCGATCTGAAAGTGTCGGCGGGCGCCGGTTTTATTCGTGTTTATGCCGGTAACATTATGACCATGCCGGGGCTTAGCACCTTGCCCGCCTACCGCCATATTGATATCGATAACGCGGGAAATATCGTCGGGCTGAATTAAAGGAATAACGAAGTTACGCCGTAACATCGAATAAATTATCGTCATTTCGTGCATGCCGTGACCCGTTGACGGCTCGGCAGCACGATATCGATGATAGCGTTTCAATTAGCCTGTATGATGCGTAACGCTGAAATTTGGATTTAACGTGACGGCTATGCTGAAGGCATGTCGAAAGAAGGTGGCATTATGAAAACAAAACGGATTGGTGGCTGGCTCGTTGCGCCGCTGGCTTACATGATTGTCTCCTTGCTGTCGTCGAGTCTGATGCTGATTATCTTTTTGATGACAATCATCCAGCCCGCGAGTCGCAGTCAGTTGCTTTCGCATAGCCCCACGTTCTCCAGCCAGTGGATGCTGTCGTTTGCCATTACCGTGATCATCTGGGCCTTCACGTTGTTTAATCTGTACCTTTTTGGCAAACGCTCTCGCCGCTTCCCTAAATTTTTCATTTTATGGCTGCTGGTTATGGTGCTTTTAGCGTTGAAATCCTTTGCGTTTTCTCCGGTTACCGACGCCGCGGCGTTACGTAACATGGTGATGCCGTTGTTGGCTGCCGCTATTTTTGTTCCTTATATCAAGCGCTCAAGCCGCGTACGCGATACGTTTATTGAGCCGTAATAGGCTGTTTTTATCGGCGTTCAGTACTCCCTCATTCGAGTTAATTCGCAATAAATCGAATAACCTTGTACTTGATCTGTTGTCGTCCGGCGGCTAAATCCCGATAATACGGCGGTTTTTCTTCGTCTACTGTTTTTCTTGCTAGGTTTAGTTGATGACCGATTATTTGCTGTTACTGGTCGGTACCGTTCTGGTCAATAACTTTGTTTTAGTTAAGTTTCTCGGCTTATGTCCATTTATGGGCGTATCTAAAAAGCTGGAAACGGCCATTGGTATGGGGCTGGCAACCACCTTTGTACTCACCCTCGCCTCTGTTTGTGCGTGGGCAGTTAACGAATTCATTCTGGTGCCGCTGGCGCTAGGATATTTGCGTACCTTAACCTTTATCTTAGTGATTGCGGTCGTAGTGCAGTTCACCGAGCTGGTGGTGCGTAAAACGAGCCCTGCGCTGTATCGACTGCTCGGTATCTTCCTGCCGCTGATTACAACCAACTGCGCCGTACTTGGCGTGGCGCTGCTTAACGTCAACCAGTCGCATAACTTTATGCAATCTGCTGTTTATGGCTTTAGCGCCGCCGCAGGCTTCTCGCTGGTAATGGTACTGTTCGCCGCAATTCGCGAACGTTTGGCCGTGGCTGACGTGCCCGCGCCGTTCCGCGGTTCTTCTATTGCACTGATTACCGCCGGACTGATGTCCCTTGCGTTTATGGGCTTTACCGGGTTGGTGAAATTCTAATGTCGTCGTTGTGGATTGCTATTTGTGCCGTCGGCGCTATCGCGCTGGTTTCCGGTATCGTGCTCGGCTTTGCCGCGCGCCGTTTTAAAGTTGATGCTGACCCTATCGTTGAACAGATCGACGCTATTCTGCCGCAAAGCCAATGTGGCCAATGCGGCTACCCGGGCTGTCGCCCTTACGCCGAAGCCGTTTCAGGCGGTAGCGAAAAAATTAACCGATGTGCCCCTGGTGGCGAGCAGATGATGTTGAAGATTGCCGAACTGCTCGCGGTAGATCCTCAGCCTTTAGACGGCGAAGCCGCTCAGTCGGACCCGGTACGTCAGGTGGCGCTTATTGATGAAGAGAACTGCATTGGCTGTACGAAATGCATTCAAGCCTGCCCCGTTGATGCCATCGTGGGCGCAACGCGCGCTATGCACACGGTAGTGAGCGATCTGTGCACCGGTTGTAACCTGTGCGTCGCTCCGTGCCCAACCGACTGCATCACGTTAGTGGCGGTGCCAACCACCACGGCAAACTGGAAATGGGACCTAAACACCATTCCAGTCAGAACAATTTCCGTAAATGAACGCGAAGTGGAACACCATGTTTAATCTGTTTGCAGCGCTGAAAAAAGACAAGTTGTGGGACTTCAAAGGCGGCATTCATCCGCCTGAAATGAAGCACCCATCCAGCCATGTTCCGCTGCGCCATGTTTCGCTGCCGCCGATGTTGATTATTCCCGTTCAGCAACATATCGGGCCGGAAGGTGAACTGTTAGTCAAGGTCGGCCAGCACGTCATGAAAGGTCAGCCGCTCACGCGCGGCACAGGTCGCATGCTGCCGGTTCACGCTTCTACTTCAGGGGTGATTAGCGCCATCTCGCCTCAGATCACCGCGCACCCGTCGGGCCTGCGCGAAACCTGTGTTACCCTCATTCCCGATAATCAAGACCGCTGGGGAGAGTTGCATCCGGTCGCGGATTACCGCGCAGAGTCACCGCTAGCCCTCACTGAGCTTATCCATCAGGCGGGTATTGCAGGCTTAGGCGGTGCGGGCTTTCCGACTGGGAACAAATTGGAAGGCGGCTACGGCAAAGTTGAAACGCTGATTATCAACGCCGCCGAGTGCGAGCCCTATATCACCGCCGACGATCGTCTGATGCGTGAACATGCCGCTGAAATCATCACCGGCTGCGAAATTCTGCGCCATATTTTGTCACCTCAGCGCACCCTGATTGGTATTGAAGATAACAAGCCGGAAGCCATCGCGGCGCTGAAGCTCGCATTGCAAGGCCACGACGATATCAAACTGCGGGTAATCCCGACTAAATACCCTTCCGGCGGTGCCAAACAGCTCACCAAAATTCTCACAGGGATGGAAGTGCCTTTTGGCAAACACTCCGCTTCTATCGGCGTTTTAATGCAAAACGTCGGAACGGTGTATGCGATCAAACGCGCCATTATCGACGGTGAGCCGTTGATTGAACGCGTGGTCACGCTTACCGGTGAATTGATGAAAAAACCGGGCAACGTGTGGGCTCGCTTAGGCACGCCGGTTAAACATCTTTTGCAGGCCGGTGAATTTGAAGCTCAGAACCGCTCGCCGATGGTGATTATGGGCGGCCCATTGATGGGCTTTACCCTCGCCTATCTCAATGTGCCGATTGTTAAAATCAGCAACTGCATTTTAGCACCGTCAAAAAGTGAGTTTGACGAAGCCAGTGAAGAGCAGGCCTGCATTCGCTGTAGCCAATGCGCCGATGCCTGCCCTGCGGGTCTTTTACCACAGCAGCTTTATTGGTTTAGCCGTGGTCAAGAACATGAGAAAGCGCGCCAGCATCATCTGTTCGATTGCATCGAATGCGGCGCCTGCGCCTACGTTTGCCCAAGCAGCATTCCGCTGGTGCAGTACTACCGCCAAGAGAAGGCTGAAATTAAAGCCGCCGATCAGGAAGCCGCACGAGCCGCTCAGGCGAAAGAGCGCTTCGAAGCTCGTCAGGCGCGTTTAGAACGTGAAAAAGCCGCTCGAGAACTGCGCCATAAACAGGCCGCGGTGAAAGTGACCGAAACCGACCAAAGTGCGGTACAGGCTGCGGTAGCGCGCGTCAAACAGCGTCAGGAACAGCAAAACGGTATCAGCTCAATTCATCCGTTTAACAACGATCAGGAAGATAACAGCATTCGCGCAGCTCGTGAGGCGCGTAAAGCCTTGGCTCGCGAACGTAAGCAGGAAAATGTTTCTCAACCTGAAACCGAAGCCGATCCGCGTAAGGCAGCCGTTGCCGCCGCGCTCGCTCGCGTTAAGGCCAAAAAAGCCGCTCAGGCGAATACCGCTGAAGGTGCTACGACGGCCGATGAGAATATCGTTGTTCCTACTGACGTTGCTGAAGATCCACGCAAAGCCGCCGTTGCGGCCGCTATCGCGCGCGCCAAAGCGAAAAAAGCGAATGTCACTTCTGCTGTGGAGCAAGCAGAAACTACCGTTGAGGCCGATCCGCGTAAGGCCGCTGTGGCCGCGGCGATTGCGCGCGCTAAAGCAAAAAAAGCGGCTCAGGCTCAAGAAACCGATACGGTTTCAGCGCCATCTAATGAAGGCATTGATACCCAACAAGACCCACGCAAGGCCGCCGTTGCAGCCGCCATTGCCCGTGTAAAAGCGAAACAGGCCGCGCAGAAATCCGCCGCGGTTAACGAGGAATAAATGGCTTTTAGAATCGCCAGTTCACCCTTTACTCATAATCAGCAATCAACTCAGCGCATCATGCTATGGGTGATTTTTGCCTGTATCCCTGGCATTGCTGCTCAAGCCTATTTCTTTGGCTATGGCAATCTGATCCAATGCGCATTGGCCATTGTGACGGCGCTGCTGACCGAAGCGCTGGTTTTGCGCTTGCGTCATCGAAACGTAGCTAAAACCTTGGGTGATAATTCCGCCCTGCTGACGGCGTTGCTGCTGGGGATCAGTCTGCCTCCGCTTGCGCCTTGGTGGATGGTGGTATTAGGCACGGTCTTCGCCATCGTGATTGCCAAACAGCTGTACGGTGGTTTGGGGCAAAACCCGTTTAACCCTGCGATGATTGGCTATGTCGTTTTGCTGATTTCGTTCCCAGTGCAGATGACCACGTGGTTGCCGCCAGAGAGCTTGATGAGCGCCCCGCTGAATGTGAATGATACGCTGCTGCTTATTTTTAGCGGGCATACCGCTGACGGCACGGTCATCCATCAGCTGATTCAAACCGCCGACGGCATCAGCCAAGCCACGCCGTTAGACAGCTTTAAAACCAGTCTTCGCTCTGGCCATGACGTGGCTGAAATTCTGCGTCAGCCAATTTATCAAGGCGAATTTGCCGGTTTAGGTTGGCAGTGGGTAAATGCCGGGTTCTTGCTGGGTGGTATCGTGTTACTGCTGCGCGGTGTGATCCATTGGCAGATCCCTGTGAGCTTCATTGTGGCCTTAGCGGCATGCTCGGCTCTCGGCGGTTATTTCTCTCCTGAAAGCGCAGTGCCGCCGATGTTAGAGCTGTTCTCCGGCGCAACCATGCTGGGGGCTTTCTTTATTGCTACCGATCCAGTGACGGCATCCACCACACCGCGCGGGCGTTTGATTTTTGGTGGGTTGATTGGCGCATTAGTGTGGATTATCCGTACCTATGGTGGCTATCCAGACGGCGTGGCCTTTGCCGTGCTGCTGGCGAATATCACCGTACCGCTAATCGATCACTACACCAAACCACGCGCTTACGGACATCGCTAAGGAAACGCTATGCTTTCAACTATGCGCCGCCATGGCACCACGCTGGCATTGTTTGCCGTATTAGCCACAGGTCTGACGGCGGTGGTGAATGAATTAACCAAAGACACCATTGCTCATCAGGCCGAACTACAGCAAAAACAATTATTTGATCAGGTTCTGCCAACCGAGATGTATAACAACGAACTGCAACATGAATGTTACGTTGTCACGGATAAGCGTCTTGGGTCTGCTGCACCGCACCATTTATATCTAGCACGCAAAGATGGCGTACCGGTGGCTGCCGCGGTTGAGTCTACGGCACCCGATGGCTATTCCGGAGCGATTCAACTGCTGGTTGCCGCTGATTTTTCCGGTAAGGTGTTGGGCGTACGCGTTTTAGAGCATCATGAAACGCCCGGTCTTGGGGATAAAATTGATGCCCGAATTTCTGACTGGATTAACAGCTTCCGTAATCAAACCGTTCACGGTGATAATGACCCACGCTGGTTTGTGAAAAAAGACGGCGGCATGTTTGATCAGTTTACCGGTGCCACCATTACGCCACGCGCGGTCGTCAATGAAGTTCGCCATACGGCGGTTTTCTTACAAGAGAACCGCGAACGTATTGAATCCATGCCACGCTGCCAGATAACAGCAGGAGAAAGTAACTGATGAGTGAAGCCAAAACGCTGCTGGCAAATGGCCTGTGGAAGAATAACTCCGCGCTGGTTCAGTTGCTCGGCTTGTGTCCTTTGTTGGCGGTATCCTCTACCGCCACCAACGCGCTGGGCCTGGGGCTGGCAACCACGTTAGTGCTGGTTTTCACCAACAGCGCCGTTTCTGCCCTGCGCCGCTGGGTTCCGCACGAGATCCGTATTCCAATTTATGTGATGATCATCGCCTCGGTGGTGAGCACCGTGCAGATGCTGATCAACGCCTATGCCTTTGGGCTCTATCAGTCGTTGGGGATTTTCATCCCGCTTATCGTCACCAACTGTATCGTGATTGGCCGCGCCGAGGCTTACGCGGCTAAAAATCCGGTCGGTCTTTCTGCCATTGACGGTTTAGCAATGGGGCTGGGCGCAACCTGCGCGCTGTTCGTCTTGGGTTCGCTACGCGAAATCTGCGGCAACGGTACGCTGTTTGACGGCGCCGATTTATTGTTGGGCTCTTGGGCCAAATCATTACGCATTGAAATCTTCCACACCGATACGCCATTCCTACTGGCTATGCTGCCACCCGGCGCATTCTTGGGCCTAGGATTTTTGCTGGCGCTGAAGTATGTTATTGATCAGAAAATGAAAGCACGTCAGGCAGCGCGTCAAACGGTTGCTCCGACTCTCGATAATGGAAGTGAACGAGCACTATGAATCAGGAAAAGCGCACGCTGATCCTCAAGCGGCTACAAGAGAATAATCCTCATCCCACCACTGAATTGGCCTACAGCTCAAATTTCGAGTTGCTGATTTCCGTGCTGCTATCGGCGCAGGCTACCGATGTGAGCGTAAACAAAGCAACGGCGTTGTTATATCCGGTGGCAAATACCCCTGCGGCGCTGCTCGAACTGGGCGTTGATGGCATCAAGCAGTACATCAAAACCATCGGCTTGTATAATAGCAAAGCAGAAAATATCGTTAAGACCTGCCGGATCCTGCTTGATGAGCATAATGGTGAAGTGCCAGAAAACCGCGCTGCGCTTGAAGCTCTGCCCGGCGTTGGCCGCAAAACAGCCAACGTGGTGCTCAACACCGCCTTTGGTTGGCCAACAATTGCCGTAGATACGCATATATTCCGCGTGTGTAACCGCACCAGTTTTGCTCCGGGAAAAAACGTTGATGAAGTCGAAGCCAAGCTGTTAAAAGTCGTCCCGAAAGAGTTCAAGCTTGATTGTCATCACTGGTTAATTTTGCACGGCCGCTACACCTGTATTGCGCGCAAGCCGCGCTGTGGCTCATGCATCATCGAAGATCTGTGTGAGTTTAAAGAAAAAGTTTATCCCGAATCCTAATCAAACCGAAACATAATGCGCAGGCATTTTCTTGCGCATTATTGAATTCCGTCTCCCCGATAGACCTCAAATGCCCCCCGCAATATCCTCCTTCGACTGTGAGCGTGTTCGCTTTTTTCACAATATGTGTGAAAAGCTATCCCAACGTTGAGATCAAGGGTTTTTGTTGTCATTTTTTTGAAATAGATCACATTTATTAGGTCACGAAAAATAACTATTTTCATACAAAATGTGAATTTTTTGGATAATTATGCACATAAACAGTTATGCATTATTATTACAATGACATTTTTATAGAAAGCAGTCGATCACACTGGATATCTTTACAATAGAAGAATATATAACGCAAAGCGCTCTGATTATGATTTAATCAAAACATTAATTTGGGAAAGAGCAAAAACACAATGCTTCACTCTGCATAACATTTGTAACAACTCGCGGATGTTCTGCATAGAGTTTATGTAACAGAATATTTCATAGGTATTGTCAGACTGCATCATATAGTGAACATTAACCCTCGATCTTCCCACTTATAACAATGCAAAAGGATGCTTCCCCGCATCACTCTTTGTTTCCCTGTCACTGATGGGGTATGAAAAAATTCGAGGTATTTGTGTCAACCGCAAACAACAACAGTAATAAGGCCGATGAGAGCGTTAGCCTAAACGCCTTTAAACAGCCTAGAGCTTTCTACCTGATTTTCTCCATCGAACTATGGGAACGTTTTGGTTACTACGGCCTTCAGGGCATCATGGCCGTTTACCTGGTCAAAATGCTTGGAATGACCGAGGCCGACTCGATCACCCTGTTCTCTTCCTTCAGCGCACTGGTCTACGGCTTCGTTGCTATCGGTGGCTGGTTAGGCGATAAAGTTCTCGGCGCCAAACGCGTTATCGTGCTGGGTGCATTAGTCCTCGCCGTAGGTTATGCCTTAGTTGCCTTCTCAGGCCACGACATCACGTGGGTCTACGCAGGTATGGCAACTATCGCCGTAGGTAACGGCTTGTTCAAAGCCAACCCATCTTCTCTGCTGTCAACTTGCTATGAGAAAAACGATCCGCGTTTGGACGGTGCATTTACTATGTACTATATGTCCATCAACATCGGTTCCTTCTTCTCAATGCTGGCAACCCCTTGGTTGGCTGCAAAGTATGGCTGGAACGTCGCATTCTCACTGAGCGTTGTGGGTATGCTGATCACGCTGGTTAACTTCATGATGTGCCGTCGCTGGGTTAAGAACCAAGGTTCTAAACCTGACTTTGAGTCTCTGAAGTTACACAAACTGCTGATGACCTTAGTGGGCATCGTCGTGCTGATCGGTGTTTCTTACTGGCTGCTGCATAACCAAATCGTTGCTCGCTGGGCGCTGGCAGTGATTTCTCTGGGTATCGTTCTGGTATTCGCTAAAGAGACTTTCGCCCTGCACGGTGCTGCTCGTCGTAAGATGATCGTTGCTTTCCTGCTGATGCTGGAAGCCGTTGTCTTCTTCGTTCTGTATAGCCAGATGCCAACGTCTCTGAACTTCTTCGCAATTCACAACGTTGAGCACTCTATTCTGGGTATCGCGTTTGAGCCAGAGCAGTATCAGGCACTGAACCCATTCTGGATCATGGTAGCTAGCCCAATTCTGGCGGCGGTGTATAACAAGATGGGTGACCGTCTGCCAATGCCGCACAAGTTCGCTATCGGTATGGTTCTGTGTTCCGGCGCATTCTTAGTGCTGCCATGGGGCGCAACCTTCGCCAACGAACAAGGCATCATGTCTGTAAACTGGCTGATCCTGAGCTATGCGCTGCAAAGTATCGGCGAGCTGATGATTTCTGGTCTGGGTCTGGCAATGGTTGCACAGTTGGTTCCACAGCGTCTGATGGGCTTCATCATGGGCTCTTGGTTCCTGACTACCGCTGCTGCTGCGCTGATTGCAGGTAAAGTTGCTGCGCTGACCGCTGTACCTTCTGACGTACCAGATGCTCACGCATCACTGGCTATCTATAGCCACGTGTTTATGCAGATTGGTATCGTAACGGCTGTTATCGCCGTGCTGATGATGCTGACCGCGCCTAAACTGAATCGTATGACTCAGAGCAGCGATGAAGAAGTCGCTCGCGAAGCTGCGACTGCTTAATCTCTTCAGGCTATCATTATGAAAAACGCCCTCATGGGCGTTTTTTTTTATCTGCGAGCACCAACAAAAATACATAAACCAGTCACTGACAATTATTCATTGTCGCCGTAATATGGTTCCTCGCTAGGTATATCGATACCCCACACGGGGATATCAATGTCTCAGGATCGTCTAAGGAGTATTTGATGAAACTGTTTTACAAAGCCGGAGCTTGTTCTCTTTCTCCGCACATTGTTCTGCGTGAGGCTGGGTTAGACTTTACGATTGAGCGCGTCGATCTTGCTACTAAAAAGACCGAGCACGGTGAAGACTTCCTGAAGATTAACCCGAAAGGTCAAGTACCTGCCCTGCAGTTAGATGACGGAAGCCTGTTAACCGAAGGCGTCGCCATTGTGCAATATCTGGCTGACAAGGTGCCAGACCGTAACTTGATCGCACCGGCTGGCTCACTGGCTCGCTATCATGCAATTGAGTGGCTGAACTATATTGCCACTGAGTTACACAAAGGCTTTAGCCCACTGTTTAACCCGAAAACGCCTGAAGAATATAAAGCCATCGCACGTCAGAAACTGGAACAGCAGTTCGCCTACCTTAATGGTGTACTGAGCAACCAAAGCTATCTGCTGGGCGCACGTTTTAGCGTCGCCGATGCCTATCTGTTCACCGTGTTAGGCTGGGCTAAAGCCCTGCATTTCGATCTGCCAGCCTATCCAAACATTGT comes from the Hafnia alvei genome and includes:
- a CDS encoding DUF2569 domain-containing protein encodes the protein MKTKRIGGWLVAPLAYMIVSLLSSSLMLIIFLMTIIQPASRSQLLSHSPTFSSQWMLSFAITVIIWAFTLFNLYLFGKRSRRFPKFFILWLLVMVLLALKSFAFSPVTDAAALRNMVMPLLAAAIFVPYIKRSSRVRDTFIEP
- the rsxA gene encoding electron transport complex subunit RsxA — translated: MTDYLLLLVGTVLVNNFVLVKFLGLCPFMGVSKKLETAIGMGLATTFVLTLASVCAWAVNEFILVPLALGYLRTLTFILVIAVVVQFTELVVRKTSPALYRLLGIFLPLITTNCAVLGVALLNVNQSHNFMQSAVYGFSAAAGFSLVMVLFAAIRERLAVADVPAPFRGSSIALITAGLMSLAFMGFTGLVKF
- the rsxB gene encoding electron transport complex subunit RsxB, producing MSSLWIAICAVGAIALVSGIVLGFAARRFKVDADPIVEQIDAILPQSQCGQCGYPGCRPYAEAVSGGSEKINRCAPGGEQMMLKIAELLAVDPQPLDGEAAQSDPVRQVALIDEENCIGCTKCIQACPVDAIVGATRAMHTVVSDLCTGCNLCVAPCPTDCITLVAVPTTTANWKWDLNTIPVRTISVNEREVEHHV
- the rsxC gene encoding electron transport complex subunit RsxC, with protein sequence MFNLFAALKKDKLWDFKGGIHPPEMKHPSSHVPLRHVSLPPMLIIPVQQHIGPEGELLVKVGQHVMKGQPLTRGTGRMLPVHASTSGVISAISPQITAHPSGLRETCVTLIPDNQDRWGELHPVADYRAESPLALTELIHQAGIAGLGGAGFPTGNKLEGGYGKVETLIINAAECEPYITADDRLMREHAAEIITGCEILRHILSPQRTLIGIEDNKPEAIAALKLALQGHDDIKLRVIPTKYPSGGAKQLTKILTGMEVPFGKHSASIGVLMQNVGTVYAIKRAIIDGEPLIERVVTLTGELMKKPGNVWARLGTPVKHLLQAGEFEAQNRSPMVIMGGPLMGFTLAYLNVPIVKISNCILAPSKSEFDEASEEQACIRCSQCADACPAGLLPQQLYWFSRGQEHEKARQHHLFDCIECGACAYVCPSSIPLVQYYRQEKAEIKAADQEAARAAQAKERFEARQARLEREKAARELRHKQAAVKVTETDQSAVQAAVARVKQRQEQQNGISSIHPFNNDQEDNSIRAAREARKALARERKQENVSQPETEADPRKAAVAAALARVKAKKAAQANTAEGATTADENIVVPTDVAEDPRKAAVAAAIARAKAKKANVTSAVEQAETTVEADPRKAAVAAAIARAKAKKAAQAQETDTVSAPSNEGIDTQQDPRKAAVAAAIARVKAKQAAQKSAAVNEE
- the rsxD gene encoding electron transport complex subunit RsxD, giving the protein MAFRIASSPFTHNQQSTQRIMLWVIFACIPGIAAQAYFFGYGNLIQCALAIVTALLTEALVLRLRHRNVAKTLGDNSALLTALLLGISLPPLAPWWMVVLGTVFAIVIAKQLYGGLGQNPFNPAMIGYVVLLISFPVQMTTWLPPESLMSAPLNVNDTLLLIFSGHTADGTVIHQLIQTADGISQATPLDSFKTSLRSGHDVAEILRQPIYQGEFAGLGWQWVNAGFLLGGIVLLLRGVIHWQIPVSFIVALAACSALGGYFSPESAVPPMLELFSGATMLGAFFIATDPVTASTTPRGRLIFGGLIGALVWIIRTYGGYPDGVAFAVLLANITVPLIDHYTKPRAYGHR
- the rsxG gene encoding electron transport complex subunit RsxG, whose translation is MLSTMRRHGTTLALFAVLATGLTAVVNELTKDTIAHQAELQQKQLFDQVLPTEMYNNELQHECYVVTDKRLGSAAPHHLYLARKDGVPVAAAVESTAPDGYSGAIQLLVAADFSGKVLGVRVLEHHETPGLGDKIDARISDWINSFRNQTVHGDNDPRWFVKKDGGMFDQFTGATITPRAVVNEVRHTAVFLQENRERIESMPRCQITAGESN
- a CDS encoding electron transport complex subunit E — protein: MSEAKTLLANGLWKNNSALVQLLGLCPLLAVSSTATNALGLGLATTLVLVFTNSAVSALRRWVPHEIRIPIYVMIIASVVSTVQMLINAYAFGLYQSLGIFIPLIVTNCIVIGRAEAYAAKNPVGLSAIDGLAMGLGATCALFVLGSLREICGNGTLFDGADLLLGSWAKSLRIEIFHTDTPFLLAMLPPGAFLGLGFLLALKYVIDQKMKARQAARQTVAPTLDNGSERAL
- the nth gene encoding endonuclease III; this encodes MNQEKRTLILKRLQENNPHPTTELAYSSNFELLISVLLSAQATDVSVNKATALLYPVANTPAALLELGVDGIKQYIKTIGLYNSKAENIVKTCRILLDEHNGEVPENRAALEALPGVGRKTANVVLNTAFGWPTIAVDTHIFRVCNRTSFAPGKNVDEVEAKLLKVVPKEFKLDCHHWLILHGRYTCIARKPRCGSCIIEDLCEFKEKVYPES
- the dtpA gene encoding dipeptide/tripeptide permease DtpA; protein product: MSTANNNSNKADESVSLNAFKQPRAFYLIFSIELWERFGYYGLQGIMAVYLVKMLGMTEADSITLFSSFSALVYGFVAIGGWLGDKVLGAKRVIVLGALVLAVGYALVAFSGHDITWVYAGMATIAVGNGLFKANPSSLLSTCYEKNDPRLDGAFTMYYMSINIGSFFSMLATPWLAAKYGWNVAFSLSVVGMLITLVNFMMCRRWVKNQGSKPDFESLKLHKLLMTLVGIVVLIGVSYWLLHNQIVARWALAVISLGIVLVFAKETFALHGAARRKMIVAFLLMLEAVVFFVLYSQMPTSLNFFAIHNVEHSILGIAFEPEQYQALNPFWIMVASPILAAVYNKMGDRLPMPHKFAIGMVLCSGAFLVLPWGATFANEQGIMSVNWLILSYALQSIGELMISGLGLAMVAQLVPQRLMGFIMGSWFLTTAAAALIAGKVAALTAVPSDVPDAHASLAIYSHVFMQIGIVTAVIAVLMMLTAPKLNRMTQSSDEEVAREAATA
- the gstA gene encoding glutathione transferase GstA, which codes for MKLFYKAGACSLSPHIVLREAGLDFTIERVDLATKKTEHGEDFLKINPKGQVPALQLDDGSLLTEGVAIVQYLADKVPDRNLIAPAGSLARYHAIEWLNYIATELHKGFSPLFNPKTPEEYKAIARQKLEQQFAYLNGVLSNQSYLLGARFSVADAYLFTVLGWAKALHFDLPAYPNIVSYMARVAARPAVDAALTAEGLK